In Desulfovibrio sp. 86, the following proteins share a genomic window:
- a CDS encoding MBL fold metallo-hydrolase yields MAAPNVRGFFDPITATWTYVVWSDTDTQKRCAIIDSVLDYDMPSSRTTTMSADAVIAFVQQKQLQVEWILETHIHADHLTAASYIKEKLGGKIAISKHILDIISTWVPIFQTAADTPADGSDFDYLFDNNEEFTIADLKARMIHTPGHTPADTTYIIEDTVFVGDTIFLPDVGSGRCDFPNGSAEDSYDSSRKLFALPDHYRIYVGHDYPPEGTRGPECMTTVGEQKSKNIRLHTGIDKNSFVAQRKADDTGKAVPALLLPSIQANMRTGRFGAAVNGIQYVKLPVNKL; encoded by the coding sequence ATGGCTGCACCTAATGTGCGCGGATTCTTTGATCCCATTACCGCTACCTGGACCTACGTGGTCTGGTCCGATACAGATACCCAAAAGCGTTGCGCCATCATTGACAGCGTTCTTGATTACGACATGCCCTCAAGCCGCACGACCACTATGTCCGCCGACGCCGTCATCGCCTTTGTGCAACAGAAACAGTTGCAGGTTGAGTGGATTCTTGAAACCCACATCCACGCCGACCACCTTACCGCCGCCAGCTACATCAAGGAAAAACTGGGCGGTAAAATTGCCATCAGCAAGCATATTCTGGACATTATCAGCACCTGGGTTCCCATTTTTCAGACGGCCGCCGACACCCCCGCCGATGGTTCAGACTTCGACTATCTATTTGACAATAATGAAGAATTCACCATAGCCGATCTCAAGGCCAGAATGATCCACACACCTGGGCACACCCCGGCGGACACGACCTACATCATTGAAGACACCGTCTTTGTGGGCGACACCATCTTTTTGCCGGACGTCGGCTCGGGCCGTTGCGACTTCCCCAACGGCAGCGCCGAGGATTCCTACGATTCGTCGCGCAAGCTCTTTGCCCTGCCCGATCACTACCGCATCTATGTGGGGCACGACTATCCGCCTGAAGGCACGCGCGGCCCCGAGTGCATGACCACCGTCGGCGAACAGAAATCAAAAAACATCAGGTTGCATACCGGTATTGATAAAAACAGCTTCGTCGCGCAGCGCAAGGCCGATGACACAGGCAAAGCCGTGCCCGCCCTGTTGTTGCCGTCCATCCAGGCCAACATGCGCACCGGCAGATTCGGCGCTGCGGTCAACGGCATCCAGTACGTGAAGCTGCCTGTGAACAAACTGTAG
- a CDS encoding MFS transporter — translation MPSVAASPLPPECRPVSPEPPQTLLSRDFILLFCMTMFCNSFIAVFYCFEQWLEAMTISPNWRGVLLSSMFAMVLLFRPLASVFLLRRGKLMAMTLSILVSSCVMLAYAHVGGPHVIGLIWILRIVQGIALAVFSSCTVAVLVSCIPRGQSARGFAIFSLTMLLPYSIIPAAAEPLLPLLGGESGLFAVSALLGLPSLLMLIPLAPRLKTPEMSSEDCGGVSRRALWQSVSHSGLFFVYMACLTFSIMTILAIFFIKGLCAVTGAHPAWFFSVYTITIILVRLAGSNRLDALPRYRVTLLCSLVLTFCMLGLAWGPLWAFVPLTCLYGLGLGLLYPLLAAAVYDRSTPSTRSINSNVMMATFDASGMLAPLIGGMVVNAGFGYRGVFTATAISVFLCGCCMLADRLRMAMRERAQIT, via the coding sequence ATGCCGTCCGTTGCCGCTTCGCCCCTGCCGCCCGAGTGCCGCCCCGTATCCCCGGAGCCGCCGCAAACGCTTTTGAGCCGTGATTTTATTCTGCTGTTTTGCATGACCATGTTCTGCAACAGCTTTATCGCCGTTTTCTACTGCTTTGAGCAGTGGCTCGAGGCCATGACCATCAGCCCCAACTGGCGCGGCGTGCTGTTGTCGTCAATGTTTGCCATGGTATTGCTGTTCCGCCCGCTGGCCAGCGTGTTTCTGCTGCGGCGCGGCAAGCTCATGGCCATGACCCTTTCCATCCTCGTGTCAAGCTGCGTCATGCTGGCTTATGCGCATGTGGGCGGCCCGCACGTCATCGGCCTGATCTGGATACTGCGCATTGTGCAGGGCATTGCCCTGGCCGTTTTTTCAAGCTGCACCGTGGCCGTGCTGGTAAGCTGCATCCCCAGGGGGCAAAGCGCCCGAGGCTTTGCCATCTTTTCGCTCACCATGCTGCTGCCCTATTCCATCATACCCGCTGCGGCGGAACCGCTCCTGCCCCTCCTGGGCGGCGAGTCGGGCCTTTTTGCCGTTTCCGCCCTGCTGGGCCTGCCCTCGCTGCTCATGCTCATTCCCCTGGCCCCCCGCCTGAAAACGCCCGAAATGTCCTCCGAGGACTGCGGCGGCGTTTCCCGCCGGGCGCTGTGGCAGTCCGTAAGCCATTCCGGCCTGTTCTTCGTCTATATGGCCTGTCTGACCTTCAGCATCATGACCATCCTGGCCATATTTTTCATCAAGGGCCTGTGTGCGGTCACGGGCGCGCACCCTGCATGGTTCTTTTCCGTGTACACCATCACCATCATTCTGGTGCGCCTTGCGGGCAGCAACAGGCTGGACGCGCTGCCCCGCTACCGGGTGACGCTCCTGTGCAGCCTTGTGCTGACGTTCTGCATGCTGGGGCTGGCCTGGGGGCCGCTGTGGGCCTTTGTGCCCCTCACATGCCTGTACGGCCTTGGTCTCGGGCTGCTCTACCCGCTGCTGGCCGCCGCCGTGTACGATCGTTCCACGCCGTCCACGCGCTCCATCAACTCCAACGTGATGATGGCGACCTTTGACGCCAGCGGCATGCTGGCCCCGCTCATTGGCGGCATGGTGGTCAACGCGGGCTTTGGCTACAGGGGCGTGTTCACGGCCACCGCCATTTCCGTATTCTTGTGCGGCTGCTGCATGCTGGCCGACAGGCTGCGCATGGCCATGCGTGAACGCGCACAGATCACGTAG
- a CDS encoding NADH:flavin oxidoreductase/NADH oxidase: protein MNTLFSPITLGGLMLANRIVIPPMDQYSADEGRPTQWHHMHYGNLAVSGAGLLIVEATAVEPEGRISQGDLGLWNDEQEDLHRRMLEFIGTFSSIPVAVQIGHAGRKGSTGRPWEGRGPITPQDGGWPVYAPSALPFDAASQTPLALTEADIDRLLEAFVATAQRAVRAGYKAIELHAAHGYLLHEFLSPLSNKRDDAYGGSLENRMRFPLRVFAAVRKALPASVPVGMRVSGSDFVPGGWDVAECAILAQELEKAGAAYIHVSGGGLSPDQQINLAPGYQVGFAQAIKQAVTTLPVIAVGLITEPELASGIIVSGQADMVAIGRAMLYDPRWPWHAAAALGASIADAPSQYLRCQPHKLKTLFV, encoded by the coding sequence ATGAATACCCTTTTCTCTCCCATCACTCTCGGCGGGCTCATGCTCGCCAACCGTATCGTTATTCCCCCCATGGACCAATACTCCGCGGATGAAGGACGCCCGACGCAGTGGCACCATATGCACTACGGTAATTTGGCCGTTTCGGGCGCAGGCCTGCTTATTGTCGAAGCCACCGCCGTGGAGCCTGAGGGCAGAATCTCTCAGGGGGACCTGGGTCTGTGGAACGACGAGCAGGAAGACCTGCACCGCCGCATGCTGGAATTTATCGGCACATTTTCCTCCATACCTGTGGCCGTTCAGATAGGACACGCAGGCCGCAAGGGCTCCACAGGCCGCCCATGGGAAGGACGCGGCCCCATCACCCCGCAGGATGGCGGCTGGCCCGTGTACGCGCCCTCCGCGCTGCCCTTTGACGCTGCCTCGCAAACGCCCCTGGCGCTCACCGAGGCCGACATCGACCGCCTGCTGGAAGCCTTTGTGGCAACCGCGCAGCGCGCCGTTCGCGCGGGCTACAAGGCCATTGAACTGCATGCGGCCCACGGCTATCTGCTGCACGAGTTTCTCTCGCCCCTGTCCAACAAAAGGGACGATGCCTACGGCGGCAGCCTGGAAAACAGAATGCGCTTTCCCCTGCGTGTGTTCGCGGCTGTGCGCAAGGCCCTGCCCGCCAGCGTTCCCGTCGGCATGCGCGTTTCGGGCTCGGACTTTGTCCCCGGCGGATGGGATGTGGCGGAGTGCGCCATCCTGGCGCAGGAACTTGAAAAGGCCGGGGCAGCCTACATTCACGTGTCCGGTGGCGGACTTTCGCCGGATCAGCAGATCAACCTGGCCCCCGGTTATCAGGTCGGCTTTGCCCAGGCCATCAAGCAGGCGGTCACAACCCTGCCCGTCATTGCCGTCGGGCTCATTACCGAACCTGAACTGGCTTCGGGCATTATTGTCAGCGGACAGGCCGACATGGTGGCCATCGGCCGCGCCATGCTGTACGACCCCCGCTGGCCCTGGCATGCGGCGGCAGCCCTTGGCGCGTCCATTGCCGATGCACCCTCGCAATATCTGCGCTGCCAACCGCACAAACTGAAAACCCTGTTTGTATAG
- a CDS encoding sigma 54-interacting transcriptional regulator, producing MRFYRTLPGGSTLDITSFLMNRSLVSRMLILGLPLLAVVLLLIFVATGSSIENIVNRAIARNAQLQAQGMRLALEHALAETRNQLLILAAGSMEPADMKSRLEFRARANGLHYREVAYVGLAPENRYLLLNHEGQVINVPMHVALDSPSSPFHNLSGEQQPGYVNVGQPMEAVYSMVPVNKSLQSLSLHVLRFFTAVQDREGNFKGYLLLSLDMKDLRDIVSRYSSPEAPIAASGAETRVRSLFFDRDGWMLFQSETPDAALAGKSLANDAVRAGFWGDYGRPGFSMAFRPSPEHINYWSMVADVQAGQASQLPMTESSTVWSNGQMRVERVSYVPISFTPGSGGAPIVLGGLAVLDTSFTTTRTGMQVMGTYAVSFLGGMLLLTLSLWWLARQMSKSLNTLGWALHKSNITGVSDDLDLPPLPRELEGVKTDINALLGRLRQARIQRLSHEALQDAQWQREPTPDLPHPEDLPASGLVGTSPAMQILYDQVRKASQVLADVLVIGETGTGKELVSEAIHRLSSRASGPFITINCGALDENLLMDTLFGHVKGAFTEARQARKGAFLAAEGGTLMLDEVGNAAPKVQQALLRALSTRRIRPLGSDQEVPFDTRIIAATNASLLEDAREGSFREDLYYRLAVITIHTPPLRERKSDIPELTVYFLTEAVKARAKAEEMDTANDADAESNDSLPATPSRMTKGARMAQAAQMPQLSRGALAKLVAYSWPGNVRELKNTLTRALTFCEENILYAENIQLGSMTLSNGGKTADVHGKQTAAHMADPQMQDGRDGLQGRIDDGAESDGNGAATRGDPQSSNGTAAMAPADATENQTTGQTFSSMSGSAAPISGFTASASPPRQTPQYAPGFERAPGQESAFASASGMSANTAEAAGGMTNTAMARLNSRQTEMWPRLVAMGSISRQEYQQMLGKDISMRTAQYDLQLFVQMGLVRKEGRGPAQRYVVVGASLSEG from the coding sequence ATGCGCTTCTACAGAACGCTTCCCGGCGGCAGCACGTTGGATATCACCTCCTTTTTGATGAACCGCAGCCTTGTCAGCCGCATGCTCATACTGGGCCTCCCCCTGCTGGCCGTGGTCCTGCTTCTTATCTTTGTCGCCACCGGCAGCAGCATCGAAAACATCGTCAATCGCGCAATAGCGCGCAACGCGCAGCTTCAGGCCCAGGGCATGAGGCTGGCCCTTGAGCACGCGCTGGCAGAAACACGCAACCAGCTCCTTATTCTGGCCGCCGGATCTATGGAGCCGGCTGACATGAAAAGCAGGCTGGAGTTCCGCGCGAGAGCCAACGGTCTGCATTACCGCGAGGTGGCCTACGTGGGCCTTGCCCCCGAAAACCGCTATCTTCTGCTCAACCACGAGGGGCAGGTCATCAATGTGCCCATGCATGTGGCGCTGGACAGCCCCTCAAGCCCGTTTCACAACCTCAGCGGCGAACAGCAGCCGGGCTATGTCAATGTGGGGCAACCCATGGAGGCCGTGTACTCAATGGTGCCGGTCAACAAATCCCTGCAAAGCCTGTCCCTTCATGTGCTGCGCTTTTTTACGGCCGTGCAGGACCGCGAGGGCAACTTCAAAGGCTACCTGCTGTTGTCCCTTGATATGAAGGACCTGCGGGACATCGTCTCGCGCTATTCATCTCCCGAGGCCCCCATAGCCGCGTCAGGAGCCGAAACCCGCGTGCGCAGCCTGTTTTTCGACAGGGACGGCTGGATGCTGTTTCAGTCCGAAACGCCCGACGCGGCTCTGGCGGGCAAAAGCCTGGCCAACGACGCCGTGCGGGCGGGATTTTGGGGAGACTACGGGCGTCCCGGCTTCAGCATGGCTTTTCGACCAAGTCCGGAACATATCAATTACTGGAGCATGGTTGCCGACGTTCAGGCGGGGCAGGCCAGCCAGCTGCCCATGACAGAGAGCAGCACCGTATGGAGCAACGGTCAGATGCGGGTGGAGCGGGTCAGCTACGTGCCCATAAGCTTTACGCCCGGCTCTGGCGGCGCGCCCATTGTGCTCGGCGGCCTGGCCGTTCTGGATACCAGCTTTACGACCACCCGCACCGGCATGCAGGTCATGGGCACATACGCCGTCAGTTTTCTTGGGGGCATGCTGCTTTTGACGCTGAGCCTGTGGTGGCTGGCGCGCCAGATGAGCAAATCGCTCAACACCCTGGGGTGGGCGCTGCACAAGAGCAACATCACGGGGGTTTCCGACGACCTTGACCTGCCGCCCCTGCCCAGAGAACTGGAGGGCGTGAAGACGGACATCAACGCCCTGCTGGGACGCCTGCGCCAGGCCAGGATACAGCGCCTCAGCCACGAGGCCCTGCAGGACGCCCAATGGCAGCGCGAACCCACGCCCGACCTGCCCCACCCCGAAGACCTGCCCGCCAGCGGTCTTGTGGGAACGTCACCCGCCATGCAGATCCTGTATGATCAGGTGCGCAAAGCCTCTCAGGTTCTGGCCGACGTGCTTGTCATCGGTGAAACCGGCACAGGAAAGGAACTGGTGTCCGAAGCCATACACCGCCTGAGTTCGCGGGCCTCCGGCCCGTTCATCACCATCAACTGCGGCGCGCTGGATGAAAACCTGCTTATGGACACCCTGTTCGGCCACGTGAAAGGAGCCTTCACCGAGGCCCGGCAAGCCAGAAAAGGCGCGTTTCTGGCGGCGGAAGGCGGCACCCTCATGCTGGACGAAGTGGGCAACGCCGCGCCCAAGGTGCAGCAGGCGCTGCTCCGCGCACTGTCCACCCGGCGCATACGCCCCCTTGGCAGCGACCAGGAGGTTCCCTTTGACACGCGCATCATCGCCGCCACCAACGCCTCCCTGCTTGAAGACGCGCGCGAGGGTTCCTTCCGCGAAGACCTGTATTACCGCCTTGCCGTCATTACCATCCACACGCCTCCCCTGCGGGAGCGAAAGAGCGACATTCCTGAGCTGACCGTGTATTTTCTCACAGAAGCCGTAAAGGCCAGAGCCAAGGCGGAAGAGATGGATACGGCAAACGACGCCGATGCCGAAAGCAACGATTCTTTGCCCGCGACGCCGTCCCGCATGACCAAGGGGGCGAGGATGGCCCAGGCGGCGCAGATGCCGCAACTAAGCAGGGGCGCGCTGGCCAAACTCGTGGCCTACTCCTGGCCCGGCAATGTGCGCGAACTGAAAAATACGCTGACCCGCGCCCTGACGTTCTGCGAAGAAAACATCCTTTATGCCGAAAATATCCAGTTGGGGTCCATGACCCTGTCCAATGGGGGCAAGACCGCTGACGTCCACGGAAAGCAGACGGCCGCCCATATGGCTGACCCGCAGATGCAGGACGGCCGCGACGGTCTGCAAGGCCGGATTGACGATGGCGCGGAGAGCGACGGCAACGGCGCTGCAACCAGGGGCGACCCGCAGTCGTCCAATGGGACAGCCGCCATGGCCCCTGCGGATGCCACAGAAAACCAGACCACAGGGCAGACTTTTTCTTCCATGTCTGGCTCTGCGGCGCCCATATCGGGCTTCACCGCGTCCGCCAGCCCGCCACGCCAGACGCCGCAGTACGCCCCTGGCTTTGAGCGCGCTCCCGGTCAGGAATCAGCGTTTGCATCGGCCTCGGGCATGAGCGCGAACACCGCTGAGGCCGCAGGCGGCATGACGAACACGGCCATGGCCCGCCTCAACTCCCGCCAGACGGAGATGTGGCCGCGCCTTGTGGCCATGGGCAGCATAAGCCGCCAGGAATATCAGCAGATGCTGGGCAAGGACATTTCCATGCGTACGGCGCAGTACGATCTGCAACTCTTCGTGCAGATGGGCCTTGTGCGCAAGGAAGGCCGCGGCCCGGCACAGCGTTATGTGGTTGTGGGCGCATCTCTTTCCGAAGGCTGA
- a CDS encoding PEP/pyruvate-binding domain-containing protein — MVSKLQKLFGRKPRITREQAMVAFHRRYASFKELLQANADLAGILAGLNATQQGERHMETSQVRKEARRAIFRCDRMATTLNDISNQRHQDLHAALQNIARRIEKELDQRASGDVPTLTLDLTEVDASMAYSVGGKNANLGELRNMLDMPVPRGFAITIRAGSIFLLRTPGLFKSIYSLLRSIDPEKPESINAIARQVEQIICEAPVPQEVEEALLKAWDMAYGDAPQMVAALRSSAIAEDGVQSFAGQYRSLLGVTRHELIPAFKSVVASLFSPRALAYRSEHGYALDATGMGLCCLEMVRSRAAGVAFSRHPVDLRSNSIVINGLWGLGEMVVDGSGTPDQWLVSRATGKITKAAIAHKAVRLRLVRTEAGVESELTPVPEDLQDVPCLSDDQVRRLADMVMELERHYQYPQDMEWAVDEDDQIVLLQTRPMGLDSMAEEKTAPILGHLRPLLSGADVAARGVGCGPVVFVGDGEDITHFPEGAVMLMDHSSPSAMSVMRRASAIIAQTGSLTGHMASICREFGVPTLMNIPGVTGVLAAGQIVTVDALMGRIFDGEVPELLELRLTRPQVRADSPALMLLRRITPYILPLHLVDPRADTFTPRHCTSLHDIMRYAHEMSYSEMFKISDSVTDNSAGVASELVSSIPLDLYVIDLGGGLRNPESRRVHPDDVTSVPFRHVLDGMLNPAVQARGPRPVNMRGFLSVMGQSVIGGNQEGCSRFGQRSYAIVSDRYLNFSSRVGYHYAILDTWCGDSLSKNYIRFEFAGGAASDEQRVRRVRCIGLILKELGFTVELTGDRIRARYQKYPKPELCSRLDQLGRLLIMTRQMDMLMVDETAVAVCADKFLKGEYH, encoded by the coding sequence GTGGTCAGCAAGCTGCAAAAACTTTTTGGCCGCAAGCCGCGCATCACGCGCGAGCAGGCCATGGTCGCCTTTCACCGGCGGTACGCCTCGTTCAAGGAATTGCTGCAGGCCAACGCCGATCTTGCTGGCATTCTGGCCGGCCTCAACGCCACGCAGCAGGGCGAGCGCCATATGGAAACCAGCCAGGTGCGCAAGGAGGCCCGACGGGCCATCTTTCGCTGCGACCGCATGGCGACCACGCTCAATGACATTTCCAATCAACGGCATCAGGACTTGCATGCCGCCTTGCAAAACATTGCCAGGCGCATTGAAAAAGAGCTGGACCAGCGCGCCAGCGGCGATGTGCCCACCCTCACCCTTGATCTCACTGAAGTAGACGCCAGCATGGCCTACAGCGTGGGCGGCAAAAACGCCAACCTGGGCGAACTGCGCAACATGCTGGATATGCCGGTACCGCGCGGATTCGCCATCACCATCAGGGCCGGGAGCATTTTTCTTTTGCGCACTCCCGGGCTTTTCAAGAGCATATATTCCCTGCTGCGCTCCATAGACCCGGAAAAACCGGAAAGCATCAACGCCATTGCCCGTCAGGTGGAACAGATCATTTGTGAAGCGCCTGTGCCGCAGGAGGTCGAGGAGGCCCTGCTCAAGGCCTGGGACATGGCCTACGGCGACGCTCCACAGATGGTCGCGGCCCTGCGCTCGAGCGCCATAGCCGAAGACGGGGTGCAATCCTTTGCCGGGCAATACCGCAGTCTGCTTGGCGTTACCCGCCATGAACTGATACCCGCCTTCAAGTCTGTGGTGGCCAGCCTGTTTTCTCCCCGTGCCCTGGCCTATCGCTCCGAGCACGGCTATGCCCTGGACGCCACGGGCATGGGCCTGTGCTGTCTCGAGATGGTGCGTTCACGCGCAGCCGGGGTGGCTTTTTCGCGCCACCCCGTGGACCTGCGCTCCAACAGCATTGTCATCAACGGCCTGTGGGGATTGGGCGAAATGGTGGTGGACGGCTCCGGCACGCCCGACCAGTGGCTTGTGTCGCGGGCCACGGGCAAGATCACCAAGGCCGCCATCGCGCACAAGGCCGTGCGGCTGCGGCTGGTGCGAACCGAAGCCGGGGTGGAAAGCGAACTCACGCCCGTGCCGGAAGACCTGCAGGACGTGCCGTGCCTCAGCGACGACCAGGTGCGTCGGCTTGCGGACATGGTTATGGAGCTGGAACGCCATTACCAGTATCCGCAGGATATGGAATGGGCCGTGGACGAGGACGACCAGATTGTGCTGCTGCAAACGCGCCCCATGGGGCTCGACAGCATGGCGGAAGAAAAGACGGCCCCCATTTTGGGGCATCTGCGGCCCCTGCTTTCAGGAGCGGATGTGGCGGCCAGGGGCGTGGGCTGCGGCCCCGTGGTATTTGTGGGCGACGGCGAGGACATTACGCATTTTCCTGAAGGCGCCGTGATGCTTATGGATCACTCCTCGCCCAGCGCCATGTCGGTCATGCGCCGGGCCTCGGCCATCATTGCCCAGACAGGCAGCCTCACGGGGCACATGGCGTCCATATGCCGGGAATTCGGCGTGCCCACGCTCATGAACATCCCCGGCGTCACCGGCGTGCTTGCCGCTGGCCAGATCGTAACGGTTGACGCCCTCATGGGCCGCATATTTGACGGCGAAGTGCCGGAACTGCTGGAACTGCGGCTTACCCGCCCACAAGTCAGGGCCGACAGCCCCGCCCTTATGCTGTTGCGCCGCATTACTCCCTATATTCTGCCCCTGCATCTGGTGGACCCCAGAGCCGATACCTTTACCCCCAGGCACTGCACCTCGCTGCACGACATCATGCGCTATGCTCATGAAATGAGCTATTCCGAGATGTTCAAGATATCCGACAGCGTCACCGACAACAGCGCGGGTGTAGCCAGCGAGCTTGTGAGTTCCATACCACTGGACCTGTATGTCATCGATCTCGGCGGCGGGCTGCGCAACCCGGAATCGCGCCGCGTACACCCTGACGATGTGACCAGCGTGCCCTTCAGGCATGTCCTTGACGGCATGCTCAATCCCGCTGTGCAGGCGCGCGGCCCACGCCCCGTAAACATGCGAGGCTTTTTGTCCGTCATGGGGCAAAGCGTTATCGGCGGCAATCAGGAAGGCTGTTCACGCTTTGGCCAGCGCAGTTACGCCATTGTTTCCGACCGATATCTGAATTTTTCCTCCCGTGTGGGCTACCATTACGCCATTCTGGACACATGGTGCGGCGACTCCCTGAGCAAAAACTACATACGCTTCGAGTTTGCGGGCGGAGCGGCCAGCGATGAACAAAGGGTGCGCAGGGTTCGCTGTATCGGCCTGATACTCAAAGAACTCGGCTTTACCGTTGAGCTTACGGGTGATAGGATACGCGCACGCTACCAGAAGTATCCCAAGCCCGAACTGTGTTCCCGGCTGGATCAGTTGGGGCGTTTGCTTATCATGACTCGCCAGATGGACATGTTGATGGTGGATGAGACGGCTGTTGCCGTCTGCGCCGATAAATTTCTCAAGGGCGAGTATCATTAG
- a CDS encoding DVU0150 family protein, which produces MKKMRKLMTWLAGCALMLAAMPGLALAAGGKASSVVIVADTRKLDGILYWWAEMYNESHLFFAILTMLIIPIVGCILGWLADIVMTHIGIDLKHRELAEK; this is translated from the coding sequence ATGAAAAAGATGCGCAAGCTCATGACGTGGCTGGCAGGCTGCGCGCTCATGCTTGCCGCCATGCCTGGCCTGGCCCTGGCAGCTGGCGGCAAGGCATCGTCGGTGGTTATTGTGGCCGATACGCGCAAGCTGGACGGCATCCTGTACTGGTGGGCCGAAATGTACAATGAAAGCCATCTGTTTTTCGCCATCCTGACCATGCTCATCATTCCCATCGTGGGGTGCATTCTGGGTTGGCTGGCCGACATCGTCATGACGCACATCGGCATTGACCTCAAGCACCGCGAACTGGCCGAAAAGTAA
- a CDS encoding rhodanese-like domain-containing protein — MSTVQSITAKELHSMDLRQTLIVDVRTPMEYAEKRLAMPTALAPLLDLAPRDTALRNGVLADTPIITLCHSGSRAKTAAEKFAESGFNNVRFLEGGLDACQKEGFATVGAAPAATSGSVPSLEKQVRLAAGLLILFFVLMGFFVHGAFYLGALFVGAGLTVSGLTNWCGMAMLLMYAPWNRQGASCSSGGTCAIGGSKGGKSPGASCQ; from the coding sequence ATGTCTACTGTTCAAAGCATCACCGCAAAAGAGCTGCACAGCATGGACCTGCGACAGACGCTCATTGTGGATGTGCGCACGCCTATGGAATACGCTGAAAAACGCCTGGCCATGCCAACGGCCCTTGCTCCTCTGCTGGACCTGGCCCCGCGCGATACGGCCCTGCGCAACGGCGTGCTCGCCGATACGCCCATTATCACGTTGTGCCACTCTGGCTCGCGCGCCAAAACCGCCGCTGAAAAATTCGCCGAATCCGGCTTCAACAATGTCCGTTTTCTTGAGGGCGGCCTGGACGCCTGCCAGAAAGAAGGATTCGCCACCGTGGGCGCGGCCCCTGCCGCAACCAGTGGTTCTGTTCCTTCGCTGGAAAAGCAGGTGCGCCTCGCGGCGGGACTCCTTATCCTGTTCTTTGTGCTGATGGGCTTCTTTGTCCATGGGGCCTTCTATCTTGGAGCGCTGTTTGTCGGCGCGGGGCTGACCGTTTCGGGCCTCACCAACTGGTGCGGCATGGCCATGCTGCTCATGTATGCGCCGTGGAACCGGCAGGGGGCTTCGTGCTCCAGTGGCGGCACATGCGCCATCGGCGGCAGCAAGGGCGGCAAAAGCCCCGGCGCGAGCTGCCAGTAG
- a CDS encoding DUF1269 domain-containing protein has protein sequence MRTLIAVAYPNETQASEERVKFLKMQKSYLVDLEDAVVVIRKQDGKVKLHQLFNLTATGALSGGFWGTLIGLIFLNPLLGLVVGAGAGAVGGALSDVGINDDFMKQLGEKLKPGSSALFVLVDSEITDKVLAELRGSGGEIIQSSLSHEDESRLQAALSAAQNAANKG, from the coding sequence ATGCGTACACTTATTGCTGTAGCCTATCCCAACGAAACCCAGGCCAGTGAAGAACGCGTTAAGTTTTTGAAGATGCAGAAATCCTACCTTGTGGACCTCGAAGACGCGGTGGTAGTGATCCGTAAACAGGACGGCAAGGTCAAGCTGCATCAGCTTTTCAACCTCACGGCCACCGGCGCACTGAGCGGCGGCTTCTGGGGAACCCTTATCGGCCTGATCTTTCTGAATCCCCTGCTGGGCCTGGTGGTGGGCGCGGGCGCGGGCGCTGTGGGCGGCGCGCTGAGCGATGTGGGCATCAACGACGATTTCATGAAGCAGCTTGGCGAAAAGCTCAAGCCGGGTTCGTCAGCGCTCTTCGTGCTGGTGGATTCTGAAATTACCGACAAGGTGCTGGCCGAACTGCGCGGTTCCGGCGGTGAAATCATTCAGTCTTCACTGTCGCATGAAGATGAAAGCCGCCTCCAGGCTGCGCTCAGCGCCGCCCAGAACGCCGCCAATAAAGGCTAG